AGTTGCTGATGGGCATGGCAATATGTCTAACATTCTAATTGAAGAGTTAGACGAACGTGCATCGCTCATTTCTGGTAACAACCGAGTGATGTGCCAGTTAGAAGGTTTAGATGATACATATGATGGGATCTTTTTTGTCGGTCACCACGGACGGGAAGGCGGTTCTGAGCGAACAGTCATCAATCATTCACTAGCTGGTATATGTGTCAATGAATTTCGTATTAACGGAAAGGTTGTTGGAGAAACAGAACTTAATGCTGCTGTAGCAGGTGACTTTAACGTACCAGCTCTTTTAATCACAGGTGATGACACGTATGTAGAAGAGGTAAAAGAAACATTACCTGAGATTGAATCTGCTGTTGTCAAAAGAGGTATTGATCGCTTAGCAGCCGAATTACTTCCTCCGAAGAAAGCACAGCAAATCATAAGAGAAAAAGCGCAAATGGCTGTTGAAAAAGCAAATACGATCCAACCTTATAAAGTAGACGGACCAATTACATTTGAAATTGAATTTAAAGGGACAAATCAAGCCCTTATGACAACAACAATTCCTTCAGTCGAGCTTATCAATCCAAAAACGATCCGATTTACAGCTGATAATATGGTAACAGCATACAAACATGCATGGGGATGTGTCATTATTGGAATGGCAGCTACTCAAGGTGTGTTAGGGCATGCGAACGCATAATGATTTAATATAATTGAGAGTAGCCTTAAGGCACTCTTTTTTGCAGCCGAATATATGTCCTCGAAAAATAAAACTAGAGTAAAAAGAAGGGTGTCCCAAGATGTATGGCTTTTGGGACACCTTTCTTTTTGTGCTAAGCAATTACAGATATAGTAAAAACTTTCGGTGTAGTGAACATTCTGTAAATAAATTTGTGATTATTTTTAAGATAGAGCTCTTTTGTATAGTAGATTTTTATTTTTTTACAATAACATCACAGGAAGGTTACCGGTTATTTACAAATTTATTACAAATTCATTACAATTCCTTAAAAAAAGAGAGACAAAATCATAGTATGATAAGGTGGTATTTTTCATCAGATGTGGAAAATAACACTAAAAATGAATTGAGGGAAAAAGGATATGAAAAACAAATTAATGTTCTTAATTGGACTTGTTTTGATTATCGGATTTATGACGGGTTGTGGGTCAGACACTACGAATTCGAGTGCGCCAGCAAACTCTAGCAACACTGAAATTAAAGAGGAAACGAAATCTAGTGAACCAACTAGTAAAGAAATCAAGGATCTTAAAGTGAGTTTTGTACCCTCTCGAGATCCAGAAGAGATCATTACGATGACGGAGCCACTTAAAGAACTTTTAACAAATGAATTAGCAAATCTAGGCTACGATGTGAAAAACGTTGAGATTAATGTAGGAACTACATATGAAGCAGTTGGGGAAGCTCTTTCAGCTGGTACGACAGATGTAGGTTTAATTCCAGGTGGTACCTATGTATTATACGATGATGGAGCTGAGGTTATCTTAACCGCTACACGTGCAGGATTATCGAATGACTCTAATAAGGCAAAAGATTGGAATGCTAACAAGCCAACAACAGCAACGGATAGCCAAGCAACATACTATCGTTCAATTTTCATTGCTGGACCATCTGCAAAAGGGCAAGAGTTAGCTGAGAAAGTTAACAGCGGTCAAGAACTGACATGGGAAGATTTAAATAGTGCATCATGGGCAGTTATGTCTTCTTCTTCTTCAGCAGGATACATTTACCCAACATTATGGTTACAAGATAAATTTGGGAAAAGTCTTACTGACTTAAGCCAAATTGTTCAATCAGATTCATATGGAAGCTCTTTTGCGCGCTTAGCTGCTGGTCAAGCTGATATTATTGTCGCTTATGCTGATGCAAGAAGAGACAATGAAGCTAAGTGGACTACAGATTTTTCACGATCTGAATCAATTTGGGAAGAAACAAATGTTATTGCAGTTACGCAACCAATCTTTAACGATACGGTAAGTGTAAGTAAAAACTCTAGTATCATCGATGATGGT
This window of the Anaerobacillus alkaliphilus genome carries:
- a CDS encoding M55 family metallopeptidase, producing the protein MKIFISADIEGISGVATGIQLKKESEYQRFRKLMTQDVNAAIEGAFNGGATEVVVADGHGNMSNILIEELDERASLISGNNRVMCQLEGLDDTYDGIFFVGHHGREGGSERTVINHSLAGICVNEFRINGKVVGETELNAAVAGDFNVPALLITGDDTYVEEVKETLPEIESAVVKRGIDRLAAELLPPKKAQQIIREKAQMAVEKANTIQPYKVDGPITFEIEFKGTNQALMTTTIPSVELINPKTIRFTADNMVTAYKHAWGCVIIGMAATQGVLGHANA
- a CDS encoding phosphate/phosphite/phosphonate ABC transporter substrate-binding protein, whose amino-acid sequence is MKNKLMFLIGLVLIIGFMTGCGSDTTNSSAPANSSNTEIKEETKSSEPTSKEIKDLKVSFVPSRDPEEIITMTEPLKELLTNELANLGYDVKNVEINVGTTYEAVGEALSAGTTDVGLIPGGTYVLYDDGAEVILTATRAGLSNDSNKAKDWNANKPTTATDSQATYYRSIFIAGPSAKGQELAEKVNSGQELTWEDLNSASWAVMSSSSSAGYIYPTLWLQDKFGKSLTDLSQIVQSDSYGSSFARLAAGQADIIVAYADARRDNEAKWTTDFSRSESIWEETNVIAVTQPIFNDTVSVSKNSSIIDDGLKAAIQQAFINIAQTEEGKNVISIYSHQGYQKATSSDYDGEREAQAFLKSLK